A single genomic interval of Oncorhynchus tshawytscha isolate Ot180627B linkage group LG15, Otsh_v2.0, whole genome shotgun sequence harbors:
- the LOC112233935 gene encoding protein BTG1, with the protein MHTLCARGTMKPEISAAVGFLSRFLRIKGHVNDRQLQSFSASLQDILSEQYKHHWFPDRPCKGSGYRCIRINHKMDPLVGQAGQRIGLTINQLYLLLPSELTLWVDPFEVSYRIGEDGSICVLYESQPVAPAPSGGSAVTSTPMVDSHISCKEAAGMLGRTSPSKAYNMMTMSS; encoded by the exons ATGCATACCCTTTGTGCTCGGGGAACGATGAAACCAGAGATTAGCGCCGCGGTCGGGTTTCTGTCGAGATTTCTGCGGATAAAAGGACACGTAAATGACAGACAGCTTCAATCATTCAGCGCAAGTttacaggatattttgtcag aGCAATACAAGCACCACTGGTTCCCCGACAGGCCATGCAAGGGCTCGGGCTACCGCTGCATCCGCATCAACCACAAGATGGATCCCCTGGTGGGGCAGGCAGGCCAGCGCATCGGCCTGACCATCAATCAGCTCTACCTGCTGCTGCCTAGTGAGCTCACCCTCTGGGTGGACCCCTTCGAGGTGTCCTACCGCATTGGCGAGGACGGCTCCATCTGCGTGCTCTACGAGTCCCAGCCGGTGGCCCCGGCGCCGTCGGGAGGCAGTGCGGTCACCTCGACCCCCATGGTGGACAGTCACATCAGCTGCAAGGAGGCGGCGGGGATGCTGGGCAGGACCAGCCCTTCCAAAGCCTACAACATGATGACTATGTCTAGCTAA